AGAACCGTCTGCGTGTGCACACCGACACTACGCTGGCACGACAGCTAGATCAGAATCATCCACACTCCAGATGCGTGCTCTGCACTCCACCAGATAAGAAGCTGCAAGGTGAGAAAGCCAAGACCACAGCTCTGGACGTGACCTAGATCTCTCCTTGACGTCCAGCCAGATGCTCCTGCTCCCAACGCTTGCTGTACGTGCAGAGCAAGgtgtccctcagccttctctgtttGACAAACTGCCACGATCAAGTGCCCGGAGAAGGGGAGAATGCTGCACGGTTGCTTGTATTTGCTCTGCGTGCCTCTCTTCCACCTTTCCGTGCTGTTTATAAAGGCATGGATTCAGTCTTTGTCTGAGCCACAGTCAAACTGGCCAAAAACGCTTGCTGCTGAACTAACACGGAGTTCAGGGAGCCTCCAGGAACAAACGAAACAACGCAGGAGAGACTacagagagaagaggaagagacacTCGCCTAACTCCAGACTAACAACGAACCTTAAAATGAGACCATGTTGACATAGCTTCTTTCCAAGAGGACAGACAGGGGAGGAGAGTGCCAGAGCACCAGAGAGGCCCAGCAGGGACAGGAGGCCACTCTCTCTACGAGAGAACTCAGGCCAACAAGCTTAGACCAGACTCGAGGTGCCTAAGAACTTCCACCTCAGTGTCCGTTTAACTAACAAACACCAGCGCATTTCAGAAAACTCTTCCCTAACTGCAGTCCCCACGATGACCCAGGCACCCCGTCAAGAGACAAACCCTTTCTCCAGCAATAGCTAAACCAGTGCAGCTTCTAACCCCAGTTCCAAGCCGAAGGACTTTGGGAGTCCACCCTGACAGTGTCAGTGTACTGGCAGCTAAAATTTAAAGGATGAAGGGATGTTAAAAGGGATTTTGCAAAAACCATGCCACACAACAAAGTCTGAACGGCACACACCTTTTTTAAGGAGGGTTAAGGTCGCCTCACCTTTAACTTCTCATACTTCTTGGAATAGGCTTCCATGGCTTCCTTGACCTGCTCTGGAAGCTCCAGCTTCTCCTCTTTCAGCGGTGGCCAGAACTCACTCGACAGGATAACAGCGACAAGGCTGAACGGCGGCCTTTCCTCCTCCGGGAGCTTCTCTTCCTCGTCACGAATGTTGGCATTAATGCGCCGCGAGTCAGCCATATCCTGGAAAAGGCAGAGCAAGCTCAGGCAGCTCCTTCTCTTCGACGTCAGTGCTAACCCTTAGTAAAGCAGAAGCTTAAACAAGGTGACCAGCTTTGTCTCCAGATGATGATGGGGACACTGAAAGGACATGACCATGTGTGTCTACTAGAAAGTCTGCTACATACTCAGAAACATTTGTGGGCAGGTTGAGGAAGGGCTGGCGACTCAACACCGGAATCCCTCCAGACCCGAGTTCTTCCCACAACACTCCAAGTGAATTAAACCCCAGAGTCCCAACCCTAGAGCAGCTGGAAGAGCCCAGCTCTTCCATACCAGAACACTGTACTGTGGGAAGGGCAGGAGAGCCAAAAGGACCAGAGCAACCACCCCCCAGAGTCGATAACCCAACCCACAGGGTTTAAAAACAGACATGACACTTCTGCCTGTCACAAATCTGCCCCCTCAGTGCGATTTTGGGAACCCCACATTCCTCAAAGAGCCTTTTTGGATCACTCCTCAagtccctccccttccccaatgAGCTCAAACACCCAGgacttgaatttttaaaaaaaaaaagagaaaaaatagttaCTTTTAACATGACTTCACAATAGTGCATCTGAGCTTCACCAAACCGCAGCTTCAGCAGCTCCACGTTGCGGATTTCCCTGATAAGAGAAACAACAGATCAGACACAGGTCACTCAGATAACAGGGCCTGGCTTGGCCTCCACCCCTTGCAACATGGCCAAAAAACGTAGTCCCTGGCACCGGGGTGCTCTTCCTAGGAAGGCTTGCAAGGCAGTTACCTGAACAGGATGtctcccagcaccccagggagGAACAGTCACTTCCCCTGGAGGCCAGCAGCTTTCTGAAGACCTGCCCATCCCTGTCATTCGGACGAGCACGGCACCTAGCCATCCCCTCGCCAACGCACTGCATTTGGTGAGCCCCTTGCCTGAGGCCGCCCACCCCAGACGTGGGTCACACTAACTGCATCTTGCAGAAAGGAAAACCACCGCAGCTGTTGAATTGAGAGACAAGTTGGGTGGCGACAGATTTCCTGATGCTTCATCCCTTTTTCATACTTTGACGCTTTCGGCTGACCCTAAGCAGCCTGTGAGGGCCAGCAGAACGTGTGAGAAGGAGCTAACAGGGTGTTGGTGCCTCCAGTCTCCCACACGCTGCCCTGTTAGTGCAAGCCAAGTGCAGGACTGAGCAGGAAGCAGCCCGAGCAGAGGGGACCACATGAAATTCTAGATGCAAACCCAAAGCTGCAGAGGAAATTGCCAAAGACATTCCTGGCTCCAGAAACAGCTGTTCACAGTACCGAGTCTGAGGGACACCTTTCTCAGGTGATTTGACCTGGACAGCCCGGGAGCTGGGCATTTGGACCTCACCTCTCTGCACTGTAGTTGAACTGATGTAGCAGCCGGTCAGCCAGCAGCGTGCGGTATTCGTTGATGAACAGGTCCTTGCTGCCATAGATGCTCACCAGCAGGCTGATGATGTCCGAGGACCGACGCTTGGAACTTGATTTTCCTAGTGAAATCCAGCAGACGACAGGGCGAAATTAACAGCGACctgcccggcccagcccagctccagaggaccagcagaggagctgctccagacTGCAGCCGGCCGGGGAGAACAGTGGGCTGCCAGGACATCTGGCCTTGGCATCTAACCTGGATCTGCATCAACCGGGTCAGGAACCCAGTCCCCTGGTTCCGAGATGTCATCGTCACTCTCCTGGCCGTTCTCCAGGGTCACCGGGTCAGCTTTCGAGAGCTCGTTTGCAAGATCACCGGAGCCCTCAGCATCCCCTGTGAGACCGGCCACGATCTGCCGCACCGTGTCTTCCCGAGTCCTGCCAACAAGGAGGAGAAACAGAGCAAgtgaagggaagaggaggggaaggggatgcGTCAGGCTGCCCTGCAAGCCAAGCCTCTTACCTCAGATACTTCCGGATGGGCTCGCAGGCGACCTCCAGGATAACCATGGAGGGGTCAAGCTCCCGCAAGGCCTTGATGGCGGAGATATACAGAGTGATGATGTCAGATGTGTTGACTCCTacaggagaggggcagagggagtcAGAGTCCCAGGGCACAGACTGATGGCTTGGATGTGAGCAGCTCGGATGCTCCGAGCCCTCTGTTCCATCTGTGGAGTCGGAGGCGAAGGGcttgctgccctgctgccccagccaaGGGGAGAGATCGGATCCGTACAGCTGAGAAACCAGTTCCAACCGAAACACAGCCTCAGAGACCACCAGAAATCAGCTGAGCCCCGACCACGTGTTAGGAGCTCAGACCACACACAGCCACGAAGCCTCTACCCACCCAGACCGAAGCTAAACTTCCAACTCAGCTCCTCACCGCGCTGCAAGAAAAAGGGGCTGGGATACGATCAGCTCCTGCTGCCCGTGCACACTCGAACATGAGATGTGCATGGTCTGAGTGCCTCCCGCTCGTCAAGCACGAGATCAGATGATGGCTCCCAGGAGATCCCCACTCATGCCCCGGCTCCGTACAGTGCTAGCACACGTGCGGGGATGCCAAACTCACCTGGATGCAGAAGTCGCATTTCCAGAGCGCTTTTCAGggagctgagcagctgctgcctctgattcgTCCTTTCCAGGCAGAACTTGAGGTCCTCCACAGCAGGCTTCGACTCTGGGAAGTCTACAGACCAAGCAGTGATTAGAAAGAGTGCCACTGTCCGCGGGAAGGCAAGAGGAGACAGCGTGGCACATCAGGAGATGAAGACAGATCTGTCACTCATCCAGTCCAAGTCCAGGAGTGCCTGGACACCGAACGGGTCACACCTACCTCGAATAATGCTGAAGAGCTCTTCAATGCGCATGCTGGCATAGATGCGGTAGAAGAACCTCTGGACGTGGCACCGCCAGCACTTCAGGGTGCTGCTAGCTTCCGGAGAGGAGCGCGCCAAGGGACCCTCTTGCAGAAAAACCCTGCTGAGCCAGCCAATCACCTTCTCAATCCACTGCGCAAGGGGAGGGAGAGCACAGCGACGGTGACAACCACAGCTGGGCGCAGGGCCACGTCCCACGCTTACCCACGCTTCGCGGCAAGCAGAAACGCGCAGCTGGGCAAGGACAGcgctgcctcctgctgctccccaaaCGCAGCCTGGCCGGGGTCACGGCCGGGGTCACAGCCGGGGAAAGCCTCGCTGGGGGAACATGAACTTCAACCAAATACACGTAATATGGACTGTGCAGATGTGCAGGAGGAGACAAGGGGTGACTGAGGACTGTGCATGGGTGCTGGGCTCCAAAAAGGACAGGATATACAAAAAAACTTGCAGACTATTCTGTTCTTGTAGAATTCCACTCCATTCTATACTTGCAGCACGATTCTCTTTATGAGAATATGAGCAAATTGCCCACCACACCATCCTTGGCCTCGGATTTCTACGATTCCTGAAATCAGTGAAGAGCGAGCGACCCATCCCAAGGACTCACAGACAGCAACCAAACTCAGGCACTGGAAACGAAGACCTCAAATACCAGCCTAGTCACTGAACACTAAAATAAAGACCTGAACAGAGAGCAGCAGAAGGTTAATTTTTTATACTTGAGATTTAGTTTTCTACAGAGAAATGTGTAATTGTAAAATTTCAAGGGTACTCCGCTACAACATCCAGATACTCAAAAgcaatgctttttttaaattttatttttcctttacagtGGCAAACGTGTTCCTCGGACAGTAGTTGAGTACTAACAGATAGTAAATATTAATCTTTTTTATAACTGGATTTGTATAGCCTGAAACAAAAATGCTAAGTCCAGATCTGGTTTGGTTATGCTAATTTTTAATTATCCACTTGACTGAGGAAACACTGACGGAATGCACCAGCTCTGCTAATCACCAGGCAGGGCAAACCTGAGAACTACAGAACACCTGGGCATCGAGCGGGGCAGAACCGCGGAAAAGCTGGCAAAGGGATTCTCCTGCAGAACACCAGGGAAGGACCAGAACTGATGCACAGCAACTCAGTCCTCAGGAACACAGTCGCTACTGAACCAACCCATTTTTCCCCGCGGGTTTATCTTCTGCGTGCTCCTGCTCTAGCCTGCTTAGCAACTGACCCTCCAGACTGCCGCCCTGCTGTCCCCTTCTGCAGCGGGCGTTTGCTGGCAGCACCTGCGCTGGCAGCTTGCAGCCCTCTCCTGTTTTACCTTTAGCTTGCCAGGCTtgtgcttttttccttaaaaatatctCTTCCTAATTTTGACGGGCTCCAGTATTCTGTGGCCAAACGCGCTGTCCTTTCTGAAGAGGTGGGAGCAAGGGGACCTTCTGCAACGTCTGCCGAGCAGAATGCAGTTCCATTCTCTCCGGTGCCCTTAAAAGGTCCTTACACAACCTCAGGTCACCCAACAGCATTTCACCCTAGGTCCAGTACACAAAGCGCTGCACAGCAACTAAAGGGAAGTAAATACAAAATGACTGCTGACGTTTGCAGACAACAAAACCGGCCGGCGTGGCAAAcagcacaggaaccaggacaaccacagagcgcGGTCTGGACTGCACGGCTGCCTGACTTCACGCGTTCTTAAACACGGGCAAAGGCAAGGTCACGCTTCGAGGAACAAAGCGCGCGGGGCAAGCCTGCAGCGCCAGGGCTGTATCCTGGAAGAGCCATAGCCCAGAGAAGAATTTTATGTTGAAGTCATACTGGATAAACAGCCCGACACAAACTCAGTTTAAGGCAGCAGGAAAACAACTGGGTAGCTGCAAGGAAGGATTTTAATTCTGTATGTGGCCCACTGGCGAGGTCAATACCAGAGGATTACTTCCCATCTTTGCTTCCTATTTTAAAGGGATGCTGAaaaattggaaagaaaacagccagaCTGATTCCAATCCTGGGCCCACCTCCACAGAGGGAGGGTCCTCTGCAAGCTCGGCGGCACTACCGTGTTCTTGTAGTCTGCAAAAGGGAACTGCAGAAATCCCCTCATTACTACGGATGCCACAAGCTGAAATACGCCACGTCACGGTCCCCTACGCACAGGTCAGAGCAAACCCTCCCCTCCAGCACCAAGCACACCGGGGAGCATCAGCCGCCTCTtctgccggggcggcgggagccacAGCCCCGGACCGGGTGTTTTCAGGCAGGACCCGCTTTCAGCCCGAGCTGCTAACCCCGGAGCAGCGGCGTCTCCGCGCAGGAAGGGCCCTGGCTGCCCGCACGCCCTCCTCACCTCCTGGAACTCGCTCAGGAAGGAGCGCTCGTACTCgccccggcaccgctgctccaTCCTCTCCTCTATCATCCGGTGCAGGATGGTGGTGACAGCATCGGCGCTCACTCTCTCCAGCAAATTCAGCCGGCGGCTGCAGACACAGACAGGACCCGATTCAGCGCGCGCGGCAGCAAAGCCACAAGCACAGAAAATCTCACCACCCGCAGGCACCTTCCTCCCCGTACGCTCCACAGACGCCGGCCCAGCTCGGAGTTGAAACGCTCCGCTAGCGGCGCAGACGCGCTGCATCCGTAACGCGCGACACCACGGCCGCACCACCGCCCTCAGGAGCGCGGTCTGCTACCCGCCCAAAGCGCTCCCGTTCAGAAGAGTTTGCTGCTTTGCGGACGGAAGGCCTTGGAGCAAGGGGAAGACGTGCTCACGCCCAGGGAGAGGAACGTTCTGCCTAACGGTCCGCTCTAGTTCAGCCACCAGTTGCAATCAGCCGCAGAATCACGGAAtcgttaaggctggaaaagacctctaggatcatcaaagccaaccgtcaccccaaccccaccacgcctgcgaAACCacgtccccaggtgccacatccacacgttttttgaacccctccagggacggtgactcccccactgccctgggcagcctggtccaacgcctgagcACTCTTtgagtaaagaaacttttccgaacatccaacctaaacctcccctgacacaacctgaggccatgaCCCTGTGTCAAGCTCTCCAGCCAGCACCACGACACAGCCTGACCTCAGGCCTATCTCCCCCTGATGTCAGACACCAAAAGAACCTGCTCCCGCTCCCCATCCAGACCGCCTGCTTGTTCTGAGCGGCAGCCACCGCCCCGTCACCTACGTACAGAATGTCACTGAGCTGCTGAAACTGCTCCATGGCTTTGGGGCACCAGCACTGctctctcttgctgctgcagcctgcgcaCAGCGGGCTCTCTCCTCCGCCCTCCTCCGTATCGCTCTCCTGCTCGGTCTCACTCATGGTGCTCTCGCACTCGGTCGTTCCatcttctcctttcttccactGCCGCATGTATATCCTGAAGGTGCGGCTGTAGAACTGCTGGATCATCTCCTGGAAGGACTTGGTAGTGGAGAAGAAAAGGATAGCTTTGAACATGGTGTAGACCTTCTCCTGCAGCGTCTGAGCGCCCGTCCCCAGGAGCAAGCCTGCCTTGGTCCACCTCTCCAGGAGCTCCAGGCTGTTGAGGTAGGGGTCCAGGCGGCACTTGAGAAGACAAAAGGCGTCCAGGAGGAGTGAGGAGCACTGGGGCTCCTCAGCCGTGTTTTCATACTGGCCGATGCAGTTCCAGAACTCAGGAGCTATGTTTGCCTGAAGGTCTGTCTGCAGCACCTCGAGGAACCACTCCTCCACGATCGAGTGCAAGTCGTAACACCGCAGCACGTCCAGAGCTGCCCGCAGCTCGGCATCCTTCAGCGGCCCCACAGCGTCGGACCTCGGTGCTGCCTGAAAAGCGGAGGGGATACCAAGTTCAGCACGCAAAAAGCCTTCTCTAGGAGGGTCTGCGGCAGAAGAGACCGCTCACATCCAAGAGCAGGGACCAAATGCACACGAACTCTGCTGCCCAACGGCACCAGGCTGATGCTGCTCCTCCACAGAGACCTGCCGGGGTCTCGGGGACCTCCTGCACGGAGACCTGCCGGGGTCTCGGGGACCTCCTGCACGGAGACCTGCCGGGGTCTCGGGGACCTCCTGCATGGAGACCTGCCGGGATCATGGCG
This genomic stretch from Opisthocomus hoazin isolate bOpiHoa1 chromosome 19, bOpiHoa1.hap1, whole genome shotgun sequence harbors:
- the ANAPC2 gene encoding LOW QUALITY PROTEIN: anaphase-promoting complex subunit 2 (The sequence of the model RefSeq protein was modified relative to this genomic sequence to represent the inferred CDS: deleted 2 bases in 2 codons), producing MVLSSSARAARCPARLSPVRASRSHNTQIRPCSRLRSASSSRIRPLSSSRRARSSASPAGTDPSAAAPPPPPRPPAAAAAHPPAAPRRSPAARPPARSSAPPRARPRPAPSGGAARMERAAGARLSAAWHALSAALVPPVALGLAAPRSDAVGPLKDAELRAALDVLRCYDLHSIVEEWFLEVLQTDLQANIAPEFWNCIGQYENTAEEPQCSSLLLDAFCLLKCRLDPYLNSLELLERWTKAGLLLGTGAQTLQEKVYTMFKAILFFSTTKSFQEMIQQFYSRTFRIYMRQWKKGEDGTTECESTMSETEQESDTEEGGGESPLCAGCSSKREQCWCPKAMEQFQQLSDILRRLNLLERVSADAVTTILHRMIEERMEQRCRGEYERSFLSEFQEWIEKVIGWLSRVFLQEGPLARSSPEASSTLKCWRCHVQRFFYRIYASMRIEELFSIIRDFPESKPAVEDLKFCLERTNQRQQLLSSLKSALEMRLLHPGVNTSDIITLYISAIKALRELDPSMVILEVACEPIRKYLRTREDTVRQIVAGLTGDAEGSGDLANELSKADPVTLENGQESDDDISEPGDWVPDPVDADPGKSSSKRRSSDIISLLVSIYGSKDLFINEYRTLLADRLLHQFNYSAEREIRNVELLKLRFGEAQMHYCEVMLKDMADSRRINANIRDEEEKLPEEERPPFSLVAVILSSEFWPPLKEEKLELPEQVKEAMEAYSKKYEKLKAMRTLNWKYHLGLVSLDVELADRTLSLSVSPVHAAIILHFQTKSTWTLTELSEVLKVPVTSLKRKMTLWLQQGVLREEPQGTFTVIEEEQKDQVDKVVLIDSDEEGDSAMASQADQKEEELQLFWTYIQAMLTNLESLSLERIHSMLKMFVMTGPVVTEIDIQELQGFLQKKVRDQQLIYSGGVYRLPKNCN